In Rattus rattus isolate New Zealand chromosome 3, Rrattus_CSIRO_v1, whole genome shotgun sequence, one genomic interval encodes:
- the Agtr1 gene encoding type-1 angiotensin II receptor translates to MILNSSTEDGIKRIQDDCPKAGRHNYIFVMIPTLYSIIFVVGIFGNSLVVIVIYFYMKLKTVASVFLLNLALADLCFLLTLPLWAVYTAMEYRWPFGNHLCKIASASVSFNLYASVFLLTCLSIDRYLAIVHPMKSRLRRTMLVAKVTCIIIWLMAGLASLPAVIYRNVYFIENTNITVCAFHYESQNSTLPIGLGLTKNILGFVFPFLIILTSYTLIWKALKKAYKIQKNTPRNDDIFRIIMAIVLFFFFSWVPHQIFTFLDVLIQLGVIRDCEIADIVDTAMPITICIAYFNNCLNPLFYGFLGKKFKKYFLQLLKYIPPTAKSHAGLSTKMSTLSYRPSDNMSSSAKKSASFFEVE, encoded by the coding sequence ATGATCCTTAACTCCTCTACTGAAGATGGAATTAAAAGAATCCAAGATGACTGCCCCAAGGCTGGCAGGCACAATTACATATTTGTCATGATCCCTACCCTCTACAGCATCATCTTTGTGGTGGGAATATTTGGAAACAGCTTGGTGGTGATTGTCATTTACTTTTACATGAAGCTAAAGACTGTGGCCAGTGTTTTTCTTCTGAATCTTGCCCTGGCTGATTTATGCTTTTTGTTGACTTTGCCACTGTGGGCAGTCTATACCGCTATGGAATACCGGTGGCCCTTCGGCAACCACCTATGTAAGATCGCTTCTGCCAGCGTCAGTTTCAATCTCTATGCCAGTGTGTTCCTGCTCACGTGTCTCAGCATCGATCGCTACCTGGCCATTGTCCACCCAATGAAGTCTCGCCTCCGCCGCACGATGCTGGTGGCCAAAGTCACCTGCATCATCATCTGGCTAATGGCTGGCTTGGCCAGTTTGCCAGCCGTCATCTACCGAAACGTATATTTCATCGAGAACACCAATATCACAGTTTGTGCTTTTCATTATGAATCTCAGAACTCAACACTCCCCATCGGACTGGGTCTAACAAAGAACATTCTGGGCTTTGTGTTCCCTTTCCTTATCATTCTCACTAGCTATACTCTTATTTGGAAAGCCCTAAAGAAGGCTTATAAAATTCAGAAGAACACGCCAAGAAATGATGACATCTTTAGGATAATTATGGCgattgtgcttttcttcttcttttcctgggtTCCCCACCAAATATTCACTTTTCTGGATGTGCTCATTCAGCTGGGCGTTATCCGTGACTGTGAAATTGCTGACATTGTGGATACCGCTATGCCCATCACCATCTGCATAGCTTATTTTAACAATTGCCTGAATCCTCTGTTTTATGGCTTTCtggggaaaaaatttaaaaaatatttcctccAGCTTCTGAAATACATTCCCCCAACGGCCAAGTCACACGCAGGCTTGTCAACAAAAATGAGCACTCTTTCCTACCGCCCTTCAGATAACATGAGTTCATCTGCCAAAAAGTCTGCATCTTTTTTTGAAGTGGAGTGA